The following proteins come from a genomic window of Miscanthus floridulus cultivar M001 chromosome 2, ASM1932011v1, whole genome shotgun sequence:
- the LOC136540822 gene encoding laccase-3-like: MAAMARSGLVKLCSSALVLLCCFLLPGALAEERFYEFIVQETLVKRLCKSQKIVTVNGLFPGPTIEVYSGDTLAIKAVNRAQYTVTLHWHGLRQLRNGWADGPEFVTQCPIRPGGSYTYRFTTQGQEGTLWWHAHSSWLRATVHGALIIHPRRGLPYPFPKPQMEAPVILAEWWRRNPIAVLRQSMITGAPPNVSDALLINGQPGDLLPCSSQETSIIPVVAGETSLLRIINAAMNTELFVSLAGHRMTVVAADAIYTKPFETDVVLLGPGQTTDVLVTAHAAPGRYYLAARAYASAQGVPFDNTTATAIFQYKNAPGCPVGRSTRSSGHLGRAGPQPMLPFLPAFNDTNTATAFSNSHRSPVAVKVPGPVTQEVFTTVGFGLFNCRPGPFCQGPNNTRFGASMNNVSFQLPNTVSLLQAHYHHIPGVFTDDFPAFPPVFFDFTSQNVPRALWQPVKGTRLYRVKYGAVVQIVFQDTGIFAAEDHPMHIHGYHFFVLATGFGNYDPRQDEAKFNLVDPPSRNTIGVPVGGWAVVRFVADNPGVWLVHCHIDAHLTGGLAMALLVEDGESELETTIAPPLDLPICVL; this comes from the exons ATGGCTGCGATGGCGAGGTCAGGTCTCGTGAAGCTCTGCAGCTCTGCTCTTGTTTTGCTCTGCTGTTTCCTTCTCCCCGGCGCCCTCGCCGAGGAGCGCTTCTACGAGTTCATC GTCCAGGAGACGCTAGTGAAGAGGCTGTGCAAGAGCCAGAAGATCGTCACGGTGAACGGGCTGTTCCCGGGGCCGACGATCGAGGTGTACAGTGGCGACACGCTGGCGATCAAGGCCGTGAACCGGGCGCAGTACACCGTGACCCTCCACTGGCACGGCCTCCGGCAGCTGCGGAACGGGTGGGCGGACGGGCCGGAGTTCGTGACGCAGTGCCCGATCCGCCCCGGCGGCAGCTACACGTACCGGTTCACCACCCAGGGCCAGGAGGGCACGCTGTGGTGGCACGCGCACAGCTCCTGGCTCCGCGCCACCGTGCACGGCGCGCTCATCATCCACCCCAGGAGGGGCCTCCCCTACCCTTTCCCCAAGCCACAAATGGAGGCCCCCGTCATCCTAG CCGAGTGGTGGAGGAGGAACCCCATCGCCGTGCTCCGCCAGTCCATGATCACCGGCGCGCCGCCCAACGTCTCCGATGCCCTCCTCATCAATGGCCAGCCGGGAGACTTGCTCCCGTGCTCCAGCCAAG AGACGAGCATCATCCCGGTGGTCGCCGGCGAGACGAGCCTGCTGCGCATCATCAACGCGGCCATGAACACCGAGCTCTTCGTCAGCCTCGCCGGCCACAGGATGACCGTGGTCGCCGCGGACGCCATTTACACCAAGCCCTTCGAGACCGACGTCGTCCTCCTCGGCCCCGGCCAGACCACCGACGTCCTCGTCACGGCGCACGCAGCCCCGGGACGATACTACCTCGCCGCGCGCGCCTACGCTTCGGCCCAGGGCGTCCCCTTCGAcaacaccaccgccaccgccatcttcCAGTACAAAAACGCCCCCGGCTGCCCAGTAGGCCGGTCCACTAGGTCCTCCGGCCACCTCGGCCGCGCAGGGCCGCAGCCGATGCTCCCGTTCCTGCCGGCGTTCAACGACACGAACACGGCGACCGCCTTCTCCAACAGCCACCGGAGCCCAGTGGCGGTGAAGGTGCCCGGCCCGGTGACCCAGGAGGTGTTCACCACCGTGGGGTTTGGGCTCTTCAACTGCCGCCCCGGCCCGTTCTGCCAGGGCCCCAACAACACCCGGTTCGGCGCGAGCATGAACAACGTGTCGTTCCAGCTCCCCAACACCGTCTCACTGCTGCAGGCGCACTACCACCACATCCCCGGCGTGTTCACCGACGACTTCCCGGCGTTCCCGCCGGTGTTCTTCGACTTCACCTCGCAGAACGTCCCGCGCGCGCTGTGGCAGCCCGTGAAGGGCACCCGGCTGTACCGCGTCAAGTACGGCGCGGTGGTGCAGATCGTGTTCCAGGACACGGGCATCTTCGCCGCCGAAGATCACCCCATGCACATCCACGGGTACCACTTCTTCGTGCTGGCCACGGGGTTTGGCAACTACGACCCGCGCCAGGACGAGGCCAAGTTCAATCTGGTGGACCCGCCCAGCCGCAACACCATCGGCGTGCCCGTCGGCGGCTGGGCCGTCGTGCGCTTCGTGGCCGACAACCCCGGGGTGTGGCTCGTGCATTGCCACATCGACGCGCACCTCACGGGCGGGCTCGCCATGGCGCTGCTGGTGGAGGACGGCGAGTCCGAGCTCGAGACCACCATTGCGCCGCCGCTCGACTTGCCCATCTGCGTGCTGTAG
- the LOC136540823 gene encoding probable leucine-rich repeat receptor-like protein kinase IMK3 encodes MGVRSCCRAGVHCRRKQQQVGGLLVLHLLLAAAAVPARGQRSDGVVIAQADLQGLQAIRQSLVDPRGFLAGWNGTGLDACSGGWAGIKCAQGKVVAIQLPFKGLAGALSDKVGQLTALQRFSFHDNIIGGQVPAALGFLRELRGVYLHNNRFAGAVPPALGGCALLQTLDLSGNFLSGSIPSTLANTTRLYRINLAYNNLSGVVPTSLTSLPFLESLQLNNNNLSGVIPPTIGDLRLLHDLSLASNLISGSIPDGIGNATKLGKLDLSDNLLGGSLPESLCSLTLLVELNLDGNDIGGHIPACFDELKNLTKLSLRRNVLDGEIPATIGNLSALSLFDVSENNLTGEIPASLSGLVNLSSFNVSYNNLSGPVPAALSNKFNSSSFLGNLQLCGFNGSAICTSASSPLTAPSPPVPLSERRTRKLNKRELIIAVAGILLLFFLLFCCVFIFWRKDKKESSPPKKGAKEATTKTVGKAGSGTDTGGDGGGKLVHFDGPLSFTADDLLCATAEILGKSTYGTVYKATMEDGSYVAVKRLREKIAKSQKEFELEVNALGKLRHPNLLALRAYYLGAKGEKLLVFDYMPKGNLASFLHARAPDSSPVDWPTRMNIAMGLARGLHHLHTDANMVHGNITSNNILLDEGNDAKIADCGLSRLMSAAANSSVIAAAGALGYRAPELSKLKKVNTKTDIYSLGVVMLELLTSKSPGDTTMTNGLDLPQWVASVVEEEWTNEVFDLELMKDAAAGSETGEELVKTLKLALHCVDPSPPARPEAQQVLRQLEQIKPSVAVSAASSFTGEPSHTTATATSVTDETKSTFTE; translated from the exons ATGGGTGTGCGGAGCTGCTGCCGCGCCGGCGTCCATTGCAGAAGGAAGCAACAGCAAGTTGGGGGCTTGCTCGTGCTGCACTtgctgctggcggcggcggcggtgccggcGCGCGGGCAGCGATCGGACGGCGTGGTGATCGCGCAGGCGGACCTGCAGGGGCTGCAGGCCATCCGCCAGTCGCTGGTGGACCCGCGCGGGTTCCTGGCCGGCTGGAACGGCACGGGCCTGGACGCCTGCTCCGGCGGCTGGGCGGGGATCAAGTGCGCGCAGGGCAAGGTCGTGGCCATCCAGCTCCCCTTCAAGGGTCTCGCCGGCGCGCTCTCCGACAAGGTCGGCCAGCTCACCGCGCTCCAGAGGTTCAGCTTCCACGACAACATCATCGGGGGCCAGGTGCCCGCCGCGCTCGGCTTCCTCCGCGAGCTCCGCGGCGTCTACCTCCACAACAACCGCTTCGCCGGCGCCGTGCCCCCGGCACTCGGCGGCTGCGCGCTCCTTCAGACGCTCGACCTCAGCGGCAACTTCCTCTCGGGGAGTATCCCTTCCACTCTGGCCAATACCACTCGGCTCTATAGGATCAACCTCGCGTACAACAACCTATCCGGTGTCGTGCCGACCAGCCTCACTTCCCTCCCGTTCCTCGAATCCCTTCAGCTCAACAACAATAATCTCAGCGGCGTGATTCCGCCCACCATTGGCGATCTCAGATTGCTCCACGATCTTTCTCTCGCTAGCAATTTGATCAGTGGAAGCATCCCGGATGGGATTGGCAACGCCACAAAGCTCGGAAAGCTTGATCTCTCTGACAATCTTTTAGGTGGTAGCCTCCCTGAGTCACTCTGCAGCCTCACTTTGTTAGTAGAGCTCAATCTCGATGGCAATGACATCGGAGGACACATCCCGGCATGCTTTGACGAGCTTAAGAATCTGACCAAGCTGTCCCTGAGGAGGAATGTCCTCGATGGCGAAATCCCAGCGACCATCGGGAACCTTTCGGCACTGTCACTGTTCGACGTGTCAGAGAACAACCTCACCGGAGAAATTCCTGCCTCCTTGAGCGGCCTTGTCAATCTCAGTTCTTTCAATGTGTCCTACAACAATCTCTCGGGGCCTGTGCCTGCAGCTCTATCCAACAAGTTCAATTCTAGCTCGTTCCTTGGAAACCTTCAGCTCTGTGGGTTCAATGGCTCTGCCATTTGCACTTCCGCTTCATCCCCACTGACGGCGCCGTCTCCTCCAGTGCCTTTGTCGGAGCGGCGAACCCGGAAGCTCAACAAAAGGGAGCTCATCATTGCAGTGGCAGGCATCCTCCTGCTCTTCTTTCTCCTGTTCTGCTGCGTCTTCATCTTCTGGAGGAAAGACAAGAAGGAAAGCTCGCCCCCCAAGAAGGGCGCCAAGGAGGCGACCACGAAGACTGTCGGGAAGGCAGGCTCAGGCACTGACACCGGTGGGGACGGCGGCGGCAAGTTGGTCCACTTCGACGGGCCGCTCTCGTTCACGGCGGACGATCTGCTGTGCGCGACCGCAGAGATCCTGGGGAAGAGCACGTACGGGACGGTGTACAAGGCAACCATGGAGGACGGCAGCTACGTCGCGGTGAAGCGGCTCCGGGAGAAGATCGCCAAGAGCCAGAAGGAGTTCGAGCTGGAAGTGAACGCGCTCGGCAAGCTCCGGCACCCCAACCTCCTCGCCCTCAGGGCCTATTACTTGGGAGCCAAGGGCGAGAAGCTTCTGGTGTTCGACTACATGCCGAAGGGCAACCTTGCCTCTTTCCTCCATG CTCGTGCACCGGACAGCAGCCCGGTGGACTGGCCGACGAGGATGAACATCGCGATGGGCCTGGCGCGGGGATTGCACCACCTACACACCGACGCCAACATGGTGCACGGCAACATCACCAGCAACAACATCCTCCTGGACGAAGGCAACGACGCCAAGATCGCCGACTGCGGCCTGTCGCGCCTCATGAGCGCGGCGGCCAACTCCAGCGTGATCGCTGCCGCGGGCGCGCTCGGCTACCGCGCGCCGGAGCTCTCCAAGCTGAAGAAGGTCAACACCAAGACCGACATCTACAGCCTCGGGGTGGTCATGCTCGAGCTCCTGACTAGCAAGTCGCCTGGGGACACGACCATGACCAACGGCCTCGACCTGCCGCAGTGGGTGGCCTCGGTCGTCGAGGAGGAGTGGACCAACGAGGTGTTTGACCTGGAGCTCATGAAGGACGCGGCCGCGGGCTCAGAGACCGGCGAGGAGCTGGTGAAGACGCTGAAACTGGCACTGCATTGTGTCGATCCTTCGCCACCAGCGAGGCCCGAGGCACAGCAGGTGCTGCGGCAGCTTGAGCAGATCAAGCCCTCAGTAGCTGTCTCTGCCGCCTCGTCCTTCACCGGTGAGCCGAGCCATACTACCGCGACCGCCACCAGTGTCACGGACGAGACGAAATCTACATTTACAGAGTAG